The following nucleotide sequence is from Rhodothermales bacterium.
CTGGAGAACGTCAGCGTCCCGCTCGAGCTCCGCGGCGAGCGGGCCGGCGCCGAGGCCGCGCGCCTCCTCGACCGCGTCGGCCTCGGCGACCGGCTCGACCACTACCCGACGCAGCTCTCCGGCGGCGAGCAGCAGCGCGTCGCCCTCGCCCGCGCGTTCATCAACCGGCCCCGCATCCTCTTCGCCGACGAGCCGACGGGCAACCTCGACGCCGAGACGAGCGAGCGCGTCGAGGACCTCCTCTTCGACCTCAACGCCGAGGCCGGCACCGCGCTCGTCGTCGTGACGCACGACCTTGACCTCGCGCGGCGGACGGAGCGCGTGCTGAAGCTGAAGGGTGGGCGGCTGGTGTCCGACGAAGCGACGCACGCGACCGTCAGCACCCCGAGAAACGGGCACGTGGTCGGAGTTGAGGGGCCGAAGAGCCGAGGGAACGGCGCCTCCTGACCCGCCTCGCCGCTCTGATCCTCCGACACCCCGCCTCATGCCCTTCGCTCCCACCTTCGCCTGGCGCGACAGCCGCAGCGCCCGCCGCCGCCTCCTCCTCTTCGTCGCCTCGATGGCGCTCGGAGTGGCCGCGCTCGTCGCGATCCGCTCCTTCGCCGACAGCCTCGAAACGGCCGTCACCGAGCAGGCGCAGACGCTCACCGGCTCCGACCTCACGCTCTCGGCGCGGCGGCCCTTCGCCAACAAAGACCGG
It contains:
- a CDS encoding ABC transporter ATP-binding protein; protein product: MSLALSARRLTKTFESGARRLTVLDDVSFDLEDGATCAIVGPSGSGKTTLLGLCAGLDQPSSGSVVLCGEALDDLDEDARARTRGRSVGFIFQQFRLIPTLTALENVSVPLELRGERAGAEAARLLDRVGLGDRLDHYPTQLSGGEQQRVALARAFINRPRILFADEPTGNLDAETSERVEDLLFDLNAEAGTALVVVTHDLDLARRTERVLKLKGGRLVSDEATHATVSTPRNGHVVGVEGPKSRGNGAS